DNA from Deltaproteobacteria bacterium:
CAAACGCCAGGGGGCCTTTGTGGTGGAGGTAAATAAAGACCCTACCTCTATTTCCTCAACCGTGGATGAATCTCTTATCGGTAAGGCCGGCGAGATCCTCCCAGCACTATTGGGGAGAGTAAAGAAGCACCGGGGTAAATAGGATGGAGATAAAGGGGAAAAATTGTGCGGAAGGTGGTATTCTGCTTATCATACCTGAAAGGCGTCTTTGATCAGCTCTATCTCCGCGCCGGAAGGGGTAAGTTGGATGGCCACCACATCGAAGCGAGCGGGGATGGCCTCCTTCAGGTGGTGCTCTACAATATAGGCCTTCGCCACCTGAATGAGTTTTTTCTGCTTGAATCGACCTACCGCCTCCTGGGGAAGGCCGAACCCTGACGAGCTACGGGCCTTGATCTCAACGAAGACCAAGGTCTCTTTGTCTCGGGCGATGAGGTCGATCTCCCCCAAAAGGCAACGGTAATTCCTCTCGATGACCTTATAACCCTTCTTTTGGAGATACCTGACGGCTAGGTCCTCTCCCCTCCCCCCCAGGACCTTCCTTTTGTCCCTCATTCCTAGCCTCTTATATACTCTTTTACGCCTTTGAAGGTCCTTCGATGGATCTCACAACATCCGTACTTACGGATGACCTCTCGATGTTCCCTGGTGGGGTATCCTTTATGGCAGGCAAAATTATACTGGGGATAGATACGATGGTATTCCAGCATCAACCTGTCCCGGGTGACCTTGGCCAAGATGGAAGCCGCAGAAATGGACGGGCAAAGGTCATCCCCCTTTTTTAAGGACCTCTGGGGGATATCAATGGGGATAGGGGAAATACCATCTATCAGGAGGAAATCGGGCAATGGATCCAGGCACAGGACAGCCTCCTTCATCGCCTTGATGGTAGCCTGCAGGATGTTATGCCTTTCTATATCCCGGGGCCCCACTATCCCCACCCCCCAGCTGAGGGCACGGGAGGTGATGGCCTGGTATAATTGCTCTCGTTGCCCAGGGGTAAGCCTTTTGGAGTCTCGCACCCCAGGGATTTCCTCCCCTGTGCGGATTATGACCGCTGCCGCCACCACAGGACCAGCAAGGGGTCCCCTTCCCGCCTCATCCACCCCTGCTATCCATCTGTAGTTCTGGGTGCTTAGAAACTCCTCCGGAGAATCCTGGTCAGGGGTCGC
Protein-coding regions in this window:
- a CDS encoding YraN family protein; translation: MRDKRKVLGGRGEDLAVRYLQKKGYKVIERNYRCLLGEIDLIARDKETLVFVEIKARSSSGFGLPQEAVGRFKQKKLIQVAKAYIVEHHLKEAIPARFDVVAIQLTPSGAEIELIKDAFQV
- a CDS encoding ribonuclease HII; the protein is MKKGDPATPDQDSPEEFLSTQNYRWIAGVDEAGRGPLAGPVVAAAVIIRTGEEIPGVRDSKRLTPGQREQLYQAITSRALSWGVGIVGPRDIERHNILQATIKAMKEAVLCLDPLPDFLLIDGISPIPIDIPQRSLKKGDDLCPSISAASILAKVTRDRLMLEYHRIYPQYNFACHKGYPTREHREVIRKYGCCEIHRRTFKGVKEYIRG